In Salinirussus salinus, the following proteins share a genomic window:
- a CDS encoding DUF5787 family protein: MPAARRPGRVDSEFGFELQVCAWAERHWPPEGSDSRPVLVARQLGTGRRRWDTIVLVCDPEGLAARRAFGRRRLDSDLLHVVRHAPVEWAWYREALPDPGYPWRYVREAVNRAAGRGILERRKRSGRVEVRRVRSYPDWVERVVAVENKPDLDAAAARALRPQLRHDVALALADEVWVATAEAGERVEPALLEDIPVEAGILTVSPGQRGADAARVVWRPRSLPAGEPGTRILENPTGGGGGSHDASAARFEYADPDWKARKRLEIAERAYERGWRSYADSMRPDCRHFELRPAPDVARPYCTAKGCHQTAGECAGSCPEFEPEPPAWRQGGWPVEGGPGAGVKRLLARQRSRRRPGTE, translated from the coding sequence ATGCCGGCGGCCCGCCGACCGGGCCGTGTGGACAGCGAGTTCGGCTTCGAACTGCAGGTCTGTGCGTGGGCCGAGCGCCACTGGCCCCCCGAAGGGAGCGACAGCCGGCCGGTCCTCGTCGCCCGCCAGCTGGGGACCGGCCGCCGCCGGTGGGACACTATCGTCCTCGTCTGTGACCCCGAGGGACTTGCCGCCCGCCGTGCCTTCGGCCGGCGGCGTCTCGACTCCGACCTGCTGCACGTCGTCCGGCACGCGCCTGTCGAGTGGGCCTGGTACCGCGAGGCGCTGCCCGACCCGGGCTACCCCTGGCGGTACGTCCGGGAGGCAGTCAACCGGGCGGCCGGCCGCGGGATACTGGAACGCCGCAAACGCAGCGGCCGGGTCGAGGTCCGGCGGGTCCGGTCCTACCCCGACTGGGTCGAGCGGGTCGTCGCCGTCGAGAACAAGCCCGACCTCGACGCGGCCGCGGCCCGCGCGTTGCGGCCCCAGCTCCGCCACGACGTCGCGCTCGCACTGGCCGACGAGGTCTGGGTCGCGACCGCCGAGGCCGGCGAGCGCGTCGAGCCCGCGCTGCTCGAGGACATCCCCGTCGAGGCGGGGATCCTGACCGTCTCGCCGGGTCAGCGCGGCGCCGACGCCGCACGCGTCGTCTGGCGGCCACGAAGCCTCCCGGCCGGCGAGCCCGGGACGCGCATCCTCGAGAACCCGACCGGCGGTGGGGGCGGCAGCCACGACGCCTCCGCCGCCCGCTTCGAGTACGCGGACCCGGACTGGAAGGCCCGCAAGCGCCTCGAGATCGCCGAGCGGGCCTACGAGCGGGGGTGGCGCAGCTACGCCGACTCGATGCGCCCGGACTGCCGGCACTTCGAACTCCGGCCCGCGCCCGACGTGGCCCGGCCCTACTGCACGGCGAAAGGGTGCCACCAGACCGCCGGCGAGTGTGCGGGCTCCTGCCCGGAGTTCGAGCCCGAACCGCCCGCCTGGCGCCAGGGGGGCTGGCCCGTGGAGGGAGGGCCCGGGGCGGGGGTCAAGCGGCTCCTGGCACGCCAGCGCTCGCGCCGGCGGCCGGGCACGGAGTGA